Genomic segment of Umezawaea sp. Da 62-37:
CGGTAGTAGCGGGGCACCCGGCCGTCTTCGGGAATGCCCGCCCGAACGGGGTCGGCCGCGCGGTGGGGGCCGTCCGGGTATTCGCGCGCCTCTGCCGAGACGACCTGGTGCGATCCGTCGAGCATCCGGACCGCGGGTCGCGGAATTCCGTTGGCGAACACGACCAGTTCACGTCCGCCGACCGAGCGGTGGAGCCTGGTGTGCAACGTCGACATCACCATCGCGCCGCGGGTCTCCGGGCGCACGGGGGAGTCGCTGTGCCGGACCTTCAGTTCGACCCGGACGGTGTGGCCGTATTCCCGGACCGTGCGCTGGGCGACGACGGTTCCGACCGGGTGCGGCATCTGCATGACCAGAACGCGGTCGTCGTCTTCCGTCCACCAGGTCCACGTCGGTGTTGTTCGCATGGACGTGCTGGTCACCAGGCCGAGGATTTCGCCGACGTCCTCCCGGTTCTCCTCGACGACCTTCGTCGCGCGTTCTCCGGTGGGGTTGAGCATGTGAGCCAACCATCTCCCTGACGTGGCCGAACATGGCGGATGCTGGTCGGGACGTCGTTCGTGTCCTGCGGGTCCTCCAGGGTGGACGCGCGACTCGCCCGACTCCGGCTCAGGGCGTTGACCAGCGCCAACGCCACTGCTCGACCAAGGGGTCGGCAGGCGGTGGAGCTGCCTGCCGACCCCTCGACCGGTGGGGGGTGCGCGTCGGCCCCTGCCGCCGCGCGCACCGACATCCCCGCGTCGAAATCACATGCGAATACGCGGGGATGAAGCCTTCATCGGGTAATGGGGGTGGTTCCGCACGAGCCGACTCGCGTCCGCCTCGATCCCGGATCCAACTCCACATTAGGTGCGAAGTGAATATCGTGCAAACCACCTGCCCCGATGCACACGGTGACCTGCCCCGATGTCCTGGATTCCGGTGAATCTGGAACAAAGTCACCGGTTCCTCGCCGGTAATGCGAAACGGGGTGATACCGGAGTTCGGGAAGATTGTCATGGCAACAAGTTGTCGCGGGGGAATCGGTCGCATTCCCGACGCGTTTAGCCGCCGTCTGCAGGCAGTTCTGCCGGTTGTGCGGCTGTACCACTGGCCAACCGCCCCGCATTGGGCCGAACGCCCGGCGGGCGGGTTCGCGCCAAGGGGCTTATGGTTCTTCAGCAAAAGCGGTGTGGTGGATCACGATGACGCGGCAGGAGGAATAGCGGTCATCGGACGGTGCGCACGCGATCACTCAGCGAGAACGGGAGTGCGCGCATTTCCCGCCGGCGGTCGATCAGGAGGTGGCGCGACATGACGACGGGAGCGGTTCTGCTGGTCCTGTCCGCCCTGTCGGCGGCGGCACTCCTGTTCTTCGCCGCGCGACTGGTCCTGCGCCGCCGCGCCGAACGCGCGAGGCTGAACCGCATCCGCGCCGCGGTCGCCCAGTGGCTCACCGCCGACATGGCGACCGAACCCCCGCCGGACGTGACCGAACTGCGACCGCGGGACGACCCCGCCCGACCCGGTGGCCCGGCGTCGTTCGGCTGGTTCGGCTCGGGGCCGAACGGGCACCTGCGGAGCTGGAGCGCCTGAACGCGGCCCCGCGCGTGGCGGGGCCCCGAACCCTCAAGGGCGCCGGGTGGCGGTGCGGTGGCCATCGCCGTCGGGTTTGCGCGTAGCGGGGCCGCGGACTTCCAAGAGCCGGGCGTCGGGCTTTGCGCATGGCGGAGCCGCGAGTTCTCAGGGCGGCGGTGTGGCGGCCCCGCGCGTGGCGGGGCCGCGAACTCTCAAGGGCGCCGGGCGGCGGTGCGGCGGGCCTGTGCGCGGGCGGCCACCCGGACTGGCGTGCGGTCGGTGAGCACGCCGCGGGTGCCCGCGACGCGTTCGTGCCAGCCGAGCTGGTCGCGGCGGAACGCGGGCACGGCGAACGTGCCGAGGAGCACCAGCGCCACGGCGAGCAGGTCGAAGCCGAAGCCGGTCCAGCTGGTCAGGTGCGGGGACAGCAGCACGGCGTAGGCGACCAGTCCGGTGACGCCGAGCGCCTCGCGGACGGCGACGCGCAGCGGGTCGGACCGGGCGCCGTCGAGGCGGCGCAGCCGGTAGCGCATCAGCCAGCTGCCGATCGTCCACCCGCCGGTCGCGGCGGGCAGCACGATCCGCATCACCACCGCCAGGCCGACCTGGAGCCAGGCGTTGTCCGGGAACAGCAACCGGGACACGACCAGGAACACCAGCGCGTCCGCCACCAGGGCCAGCGCCTTGCGCGGCACGCTCACCGTTCCCGGCCTGGCGATCGACTCCTCGGCCTCGGGCAGTGCGGGGACCACGATGGCGACCGGCGCGATCATCCAGCCCAGCAGGGAACCGGAGGTGTTGGCGATCAGGTCGTCGATGTCGGAGATCCGGTACGGGCACGGGTAGATGCCGAAGTTGCCGGTGTACTGCACGACTTCCACGATCAGCGAGATGCCGAGCCCGATGAAGACCGTGGCGAGCACGCCCTTGCCGTAGGCCTTGTGCAGCACGATGCCGAGCGGGACGAACAGCGCGGCGTTGAACGCCTGCTGGACGAACGCGGTCGACGTGGCCATCGCGACGATGCCGGACCTGCCGTACGCCGACATGTTGGCGCGCATGTCCGTGACCCACTGGAACGGCACGGTGGACAGCATCTGGTCGCCGGTGCACAGGTTCGCGCGGTCGGGGAACGGCAGGAAGATCAGCGCGAGCGCGACCAGGCCGTAGGCCAGCAACCCGTACAGCACCACCGCGCGGCGCGGCTCGATGCGGCCGAAGCGGTAGTAGTGCAGTGCCACCAGGGGGAGCAGGATCAGCGCGCCGATCCCGACGAAGGCCAGGAAGCCCGTGCGGATGTTCTCCAGGTACGAACTCAGCATGTCCATCCGTTCCACAGGTTGTCCCGCGTCCGTACCCCCGTGGCGCCACGGCGAAACATGAAAAGTTTATGCCCCGCGCATGGTCCGCACGACCGCGGCCAGCCTGCCGACGCCGAGGTCGATGTCCGGCTCGCTGACCCGGCTGAACGACAGCCGCAGGTGCTCGTGGTCGACCCGGTCGGCGAAGAACCCCGCGCCCGGCACGAACGCCACCGACGCCTCCCGCGCTCGCACGGCGAGCGCGGTGGTGTCGACGCCGGGCAGGCGCAGCCAGGTGAAGAACCCGCCGCGCGGCGCGGTCCACGTGCCGAGGCCGTCGAAGTGCTCGGCCAGCGCGCCGAGCATCACCGCCGCCCGGCCGCGGTAGAGCTCGCGGGCCCGCGGCAGGTGCGCGTCGAAGTGCCCGGCGCGCAGGAACTCCTCCAGCATCCGCTGGCCGAGCGCGCCGGCGCACTGGTCGGAGTTCTGCTTGGCCACCACCAGGTGCGCGACGATCTCAGCCGGTCCGGCGGCCCAGCCGAGGCGCACGCCGGGGAAGAACGTCTTGGAGAACGTGCCGATCTGCACGACCGCGTCGGGGTTCAGCGACCACAGGCTGGGGTGCTGCTCGGCGGTGAACCCGAGCTGCCGGTAGGCGACGTCCTCCACGATCAGCACGCCGTACCGCGAGCACAGTTCCACCAGCGCGGTGCGCCGCTCCGCCGAGAGCAGGCGGCCGCTCGGGTTCTGGAAGTCGGGGATCGTGTACAGCAGCTTCGGCACGACGTCCGACGACGCCAGCAGGGCGGCCAGCGCCTCGACGTCCAGGCCGTCGTCGTCCATCGGCACGCTGCGCAGCCGGGGGTCGAACGCGGCGAACCCGGACACCGCGCCGAGGTAGCTCGGCTCCTCGACCAGCACCACGTCGCCGGGGTCGAGCATGCTCTTCGCGATCAGCGTCACGGCGTCGATGCCGCCGCTGGTGATCATCAGCTCGTCGTCGGCGGGCCGGTGCCCCTGCTCGGCGAGCAGGAGGTCGGCGACCGCGTGGCGGGTGCTCTCGATCCCCTCGCTCGGCGCGTACTGCAACGCGATCGCGGCGTCGTCGGCCAGCAGGTCGCGGGCGATGTCCGCGACGGTGCCGGTGGGGAACAGCGCCAGGTCGGGGAACCCGCCGGAGAAGTTGACGACCCCGCGCGCGTTCGCGAGCGCCAGGATGCCGCCGAGCAGGTCCTGCTGGGTGCGGGTGCGCGCCGCGAGCCGCGTCGACCAGTCGATGCCCATGCGCCGCGCTCCGATCGTTCAGCCGGTGGTGACGCGGCGGTCCGCGTACCGGTCGAGCACCTGGCGGGTCACGCCCAGGCGCGAGTCCACCTCCAGCTTGCGCAGCAGCCGCGTCACGTGCACCTGCACGGTGTTGCGGGACATGCTCAGCCGGGTCGCGATGTCGGAGTTGGGCCAGCCTGCCGCCACGAGTTCCGCCACCCGCTGCTCGATCTGGTCCAGTGTCCGCCCGTCGGCCGCGCCGCGACCGCCGACGCGCCAGCGGATGCCGAACGGCTTGAGCCGCGACTCCGCCCTGCGCAAGTCCCACGCCGCCCCGAGTCCGGTGTAGACGGTCAGCGCGTCGTAGAACGCCGAGTGCGCCTCCTCGGTCCGGTCGGCCGCCGCGAGCAGCACCGCCCGGTCCTCGGACACCGCCGCCAGCTCGACCTTGCGCCCGATCGAGCCGAAGTGCTCGGCGACCGCCACCAGCGCGTCCGGGTCCCGTTCCACCAGGCCCTGGCACCAGCGCGCGGCGGTCGTTGCCCGCGCGGGCCCGGCCTCCTGGTCGGCGCCGAGGCGGCACGCCGCCAGCGCGGCCTCCGCCAGGTCCGGCTCGCCCTGCTCCAGCGCGAGCCGCGCCAGCCTGGGCAGCCACTGGTGGTTCGGCGCCATCCGCGGGTGGTCGTCGGCCAGCAGCGGCAGCAGCGCGCGCAGCGCCTCGTCCGGCCTGCCGCGCTGCTCGGCGGCGACGGACAGGGCCATCGACAGGAAGTCGTCGCGGATCCCGACCGGCGCGGCCGGGTGGTCCACCGCGGCCTTGAGGTGCGTCTCCAACGCCGCCGAGTCGTCCCGGTGCGCGGCGACCAGCGCCTTCACGC
This window contains:
- a CDS encoding VanZ family protein codes for the protein MLSSYLENIRTGFLAFVGIGALILLPLVALHYYRFGRIEPRRAVVLYGLLAYGLVALALIFLPFPDRANLCTGDQMLSTVPFQWVTDMRANMSAYGRSGIVAMATSTAFVQQAFNAALFVPLGIVLHKAYGKGVLATVFIGLGISLIVEVVQYTGNFGIYPCPYRISDIDDLIANTSGSLLGWMIAPVAIVVPALPEAEESIARPGTVSVPRKALALVADALVFLVVSRLLFPDNAWLQVGLAVVMRIVLPAATGGWTIGSWLMRYRLRRLDGARSDPLRVAVREALGVTGLVAYAVLLSPHLTSWTGFGFDLLAVALVLLGTFAVPAFRRDQLGWHERVAGTRGVLTDRTPVRVAARAQARRTAARRP
- a CDS encoding PLP-dependent aminotransferase family protein, whose product is MGIDWSTRLAARTRTQQDLLGGILALANARGVVNFSGGFPDLALFPTGTVADIARDLLADDAAIALQYAPSEGIESTRHAVADLLLAEQGHRPADDELMITSGGIDAVTLIAKSMLDPGDVVLVEEPSYLGAVSGFAAFDPRLRSVPMDDDGLDVEALAALLASSDVVPKLLYTIPDFQNPSGRLLSAERRTALVELCSRYGVLIVEDVAYRQLGFTAEQHPSLWSLNPDAVVQIGTFSKTFFPGVRLGWAAGPAEIVAHLVVAKQNSDQCAGALGQRMLEEFLRAGHFDAHLPRARELYRGRAAVMLGALAEHFDGLGTWTAPRGGFFTWLRLPGVDTTALAVRAREASVAFVPGAGFFADRVDHEHLRLSFSRVSEPDIDLGVGRLAAVVRTMRGA